The Euwallacea similis isolate ESF13 chromosome 7, ESF131.1, whole genome shotgun sequence genome has a window encoding:
- the Srrm234 gene encoding serine/arginine repetitive matrix protein 2 isoform X5 translates to MMVCCSYEKEVGDNVTETHQVAEAQQEKNARLREAFGISEYFVEGSSFDPDRQAKEKLAASAAAAKREKQRALEKERDKQDAARYQLVRTPTPERSGKEESDKDKEERKKKKKRKQKESSPSSEESKKKKKKKSRKKDKSGKSKERKKKKKQRKDEWSNDSSSDSDESDHESKKKKSKKKEKKKSSKKKRRDSSESSDRSSPEVKKHKRDKSPVADTCKHKTKESKKDKDAPKKTKRPSRSLSPVRKHPKLDHSKSPRKHSKERNGKKVEEDEGESRNRKNYDNHRRKSATPERRDRKETPERAPRRRSKSRSLSTNRKSKPAREDKYRSEERRRRSRSDDRSYNRRRSLDRKSRRYRSRSRSRHSGRREEEARGRGRETTRSKGREKSSRGRERTRSRSPQSNERLSKGRPPSPSKTPTRRSSSKRTSPVPVDKSKEPARSKRSESPEIRPSKEKSFEVPTKHRSLTPPKRKALSPKRKESPKTNSTRSKSPLKTRSPLPKSPPANRSTSKEKASKVLMKPKSPKVTKKPMPVVMLRQSSSEREESDKSDKEELQQEVDKERELRILRLLKCGLAAKAKESLEKKKEKNDKVESPPKAVTKAMGVQSDMFDIKVLPLKRDKSPSKINKDTFNIRRKPSQSKSRSRSESSSKDRSSRSRSRSSSSSDSSKHSRSRSRSRSSSSSSRSDRSSRSRSRSGSSSSRSSYSSSCSSRRSRSISIPRRHGSPSFLSRRRITSARKRPIPYTRMSPSSDSSCSSVSPYYRRRSPTRSPTKSMSRSMSRSLSRTPIRSSKSP, encoded by the exons ATGATGGTTTGTTGCAGCTATGAAAAAGAAGTGGGCGACAA CGTCACGGAAACACACCAAGTAGCCGAGGCACAGCAGGAAAAGAACGCGCGTCTACGCGAAGCCTTCGGCATATCCGAATATTTCGTAGAGGGCAGCAGTTTCGATCCGGATCGTCAGGCGAAAGAGAAACTGGCCGCAAGTGCAGCCGCAGCTAAACGAGAGAAACAGAGGGCCCTCGAAAAAGAGAGGGACAAACAGGACGCTGCCAGGTACCAGCTGGTGAGGACTCCGACGCCGGAAAGGAGCGGAAAGGAAGAGAGCGATAAAGACAAGGAGGAGCgcaaaaagaagaagaaacgCAAACAAAAAGAGAGCAG TCCTTCGAGTGAGGAgtcgaagaagaaaaaaaagaaaaaaagccGGAAAAAAGACAA GTCGGGGAAGTCTAAAGAGCgtaagaagaagaagaagcaACGCAAAGATGAGTGGTCTAATGATTCTAGTTCAGATTCTGATGAATCCGATCATGagtccaaaaagaaaaaaagcaagaaaaaagAA AAGAAAAAGTCATCCAAAAAGAAACGAAGAGATTCCTCAGAAAGTTCAGACAGAAG TTCCCCAGAGGTGAAAAAACACAAACGCGACAAAAGTCCTGTCGCTGACACCTGTAAGCATAAAACCAAAGAATCGAAGAAAGATAAAGACGCTCCGAAGAAGACCAAACGACCTTCAAGATCCCTATCCCCTGTCCGCAAACACCCGAAACTTGACCATAGCAAATCACCACGGAAACActccaaagaaagaaatggcAAAAAAGTGGAAGAGGATGAGGGCGAGTCCAGAAACCGAAAAAATTACGACAATCATCGACGTAAATCTGCAACTCCTGAAAGACGCGACAGGAAAGAAACTCCTGAGCGCGCGCCAAGAAGAAGGTCGAAATCGAGAAGTTTGTCTACTAACAGGAAATCCAAGCCTGCGAGAGAGGATAAATATAGAAGCGAAGAAAGAAGGAGACGGTCACGTTCAGACGATCGAAGTTATAATAGGAGACGATCACTTGATCGCAAAAGCCGTAGGTATCGATCTAGATCAAGATCTAGACACAGTGGAAGAAGAGAAGAGGAGGCTAGAGGTAGGGGAAGGGAGACAACTCGCAGCAAGGGCCGAGAAAAGAGTAGTCGGGGAAGAGAGAGGACGAGGAGTAGAAGCCCACAATCTAACGAGCGTCTTTCAAAAGGACGCCCTCCTAGTCCTAGTAAAACACCCACGAGACGTAGCTCCTCTAAAAGAACGTCACCTGTCCCAGTAGACAAATCAAAAGAGCCTGCAAGGAGCAAGAGAAGCGAGAGTCCTGAAATTAGACCCTCGAAAGAGAAAAGCTTTGAAGTACCAACAAAACATCGCTCACTAACGCCCCCTAAAAGGAAGGCGCTCAGTcctaaaagaaaagaaagtccGAAGACAAACTCTACAAGGTCGAAAAGTCCCCTAAAAACTAGGAGTCCACTACCGAAAAGCCCTCCTGCCAACAGATCAACATCAAAGGAAAAAGCTTCTAAAGTGTTGATGAAGCCGAAGTCTCCGAAGGTTACCAAGAAACCCATGCCAGTGGTCATGTTGCGGCAGTCTTCCAGCGAGAGAGAAGAATCGGATAAAAGTGACAAAGAGGAGTTGCAGCAGGAAGTAGACAAGGAAAGGGAATTGAGGATTTTACGACTGCTAAAGTGTGGCTTGGCTGCCAAGGCGAAAGAATCACTGGAGaagaagaaagagaaaaacgACAAGGTGGAGAGCCCTCCCAAAGCAGTAACTAAAGCTATGGGAGTGCAGTCGGATATGTTTGATATAAAG GTGTTGCCATTGAAGAGGGATAAATCTCCctccaaaataaacaaagataCCTTCAATATTAGACGAAAACCGAGTCAAAGCAAATCCAGGTCAAGGTCTGAGAGCTCATCCAAAGATCGCAGTAGTAGATCGAGGAGTCGGAGTTCTTCGTCAAGCGACAG CTCTAAACACAGTAGGTCGAGAAGCAGGTCTCGGTCCTCAAGCAGTAGTAGCCGATCGGACAGATCGTCTAGATCACGAAGTCGCAGTGGATCCAGTTCTTCCAGATCTTCATACAGCTCTAGTTGTTCATCCAGACGATCCAGGTCGATTTCGATACCGCGGCGCCACGGATCACCTAGTTTTCTGTCGAGAAGGAGGATCACAAG TGCAAGGAAACGACCCATTCCCTACACTAGAATGTCACCAAGTTCTGACAGCAGCTGCAGCAGTGTAAGTCCATACTACAGACGAAGGTCTCCTACGAGGTCGCCTACGAAATCCATGAGCAGATCGATGAGCAGGTCTCTGAGTCGGACGCCAATAAGGTCGTCGAAATCGCCCTGA